The genome window TGTGATTGAGTATATCTTCGTCAACTCTCTCTTTCTTGTGGCACTAGCCTTTACGCATCTCCTTCAACTTCTATTACATTATCCGAGTTAAAAAATTAGGAATCGTGTATTAAACTTTTTGATTCCCATTTCGTCAACTGAAAGATTTTATTTTTTATCTTTGTTCAAACCTTGTTACTTCATGAGGTTTAGATTAACAGCTACGCAAATTGCTTAAGGAATCTAATGTCATTCTCAGAAAACAAGCGCAAGTCGGGTATCTCATGTATGATCATTGCCATTCGTTCAATTCCCATGCCAAAAGCAAAGCCCGAGTAGGCTTGAGGGTCAATATCGACAGCAGAGAAGACCGCTGGATCAACCAAGCCACACCCTGCAATCTCTGTCCATTCTTTACCTCTGATTTTTAAGCCGGGTTTTGAGAAGTCGACTTCAAAGCTTGGTTCCGTGAAGGGGAAGAAGTGAGGGCGAAAACGCACAAGCGTGTCGGGGCCTAGAAACTCATGGAAGAAATATTCTAGCACTCCCTTCAAATCGCTGAGAGAAACGCCTTCATCGACTAGCAGTCCTTCCATTTGGTGAAAGTAAACTCCATGGGTAGCATCGATCTCATCCCTCCTGTAGCAACGCCCGGGTGCTATAATTTGAATGGGAGGTTTCTGAGTCTTCATAGTGCGAATTTGTACGGTAGAGGTATGAGTGCGCAAGAGGTGACGTCCCTCTACGGGGTGATCAGGAAGTTTTACGTAGAAGGTGTCTTGCTCATTGCGTGCGGGATGGTCTTCAGGAGTGTTCAGGGCATCAAAGTTGTTATACTCAGTTTCTATTTCTGGGCCCTCGGCTAAGGCAAAACCCATGCGCCGAAAAATTTGAATCATACGGTCCTGGACCTGTGTGAGAACATGCAGTGAGCCTTGTCTTACGGGAGCCCCAGGCATAGTAGGATCAAAAGATTGATCCTCATCTGAACCAGCTTCTAAATCTTCTTTTTTATCATCGAAAGCTGATTGGAGGGTGCTTTTGACTTGGTTGCTAATTTTGCCAACCTCAGGTCTTTGTTCCTTTGGCACATCCTTCATGCCTTCTAATGTTTTGGGTAAGAGTCCCTGACGGCTGAGAAATTTAATACGCCATTGCTCCAAGGCGGAAGCATCTTTCACGGAGGATAACTCTTGCTGCGCTTCCGTTTGGATTTTTTGAAGTTCTTCGATCATTTTAAAAATGCGTCAAGCCACACCTCAGCGAACTAGCTAAAGAATCATACCGCCTGACAGCTAATAAGCTTGATATTCTGATAAGCGATAAAAATGATAAGAATGTATTGGGAATTTAATTCTTAACAGCTTCGAGCACTTGTTTGAATGTGGCAGGCTCATTCATAGCGAGATCTGCTAGAATTTTGCGATCGAGTTCAACATTCGCTTTTTTTAGTGCGTCGATGAATTGGCTGTAAGTGATACCCTGTTCACGAACCGCTGCATTGATACGTATATTCCAGAGTGATCTGAAATTACGCTTGCGAGTCTTGCGGTCGCGGTAGGCCCAATATTTGGCTTTATAAGTAGCGTCTTTGGCGTAGCGAAAAAGTTTGCTTCTCTTTCCCTGAAAGCCTTTGGCGGCATCAATAACGCGTTTTCTTCTTTCACGTGAAGCGGGTGCATTGGTTGCTCTGGGCATAGTTTTATCTCCGTAAAGGTTTCGAGGTTTGTAATAACCTGCTAATAGTTAGTTCTTTGACTCAATCAAGCAAAAGGAAGGTTGTCTTTAATGTGAACATAGTCAGCTTCAGACATAATCTTAGCTTTAGCGAGTCTACGCTTACGCTTACGATTTTTGGTTGCAGCCAAGTGGCGGCGTCCAGAGGCTGATCCGATTACTTTGCCTTTGGCAGTAATCTTAAAGCGCTTTGCAACAGCTTTTCTTGTTTTTGAGGACATAATGTTTATCCCTTAGTTTGAGCCCCGTTTAAGGGTGCTTTTTCCACAGAAGCGGCCTCACTTGAGACACTTACCTCATCCTCCGCTTCGGGTTCTACTTCTGTGTATTTAAGTTTTCTCTTTTTCGCGGGCAAAGGAGTTAACATTAAATTTATGTTTCTGCCAATCATTTTTGGTTCAAAATCTGCGCTCCCGACATGCTCGAGGTCTGATTTCAGCTTATTGACCAGTTCGAAGCCCATACCTTTTTTCCCCATCTCGCGTCCTCTGAATACCATCATGAGCTTCACTTTCATGCCCTTGCTCATAAATTCCTCAGC of Verrucomicrobiota bacterium contains these proteins:
- the pheS gene encoding phenylalanine--tRNA ligase subunit alpha; this translates as MIEELQKIQTEAQQELSSVKDASALEQWRIKFLSRQGLLPKTLEGMKDVPKEQRPEVGKISNQVKSTLQSAFDDKKEDLEAGSDEDQSFDPTMPGAPVRQGSLHVLTQVQDRMIQIFRRMGFALAEGPEIETEYNNFDALNTPEDHPARNEQDTFYVKLPDHPVEGRHLLRTHTSTVQIRTMKTQKPPIQIIAPGRCYRRDEIDATHGVYFHQMEGLLVDEGVSLSDLKGVLEYFFHEFLGPDTLVRFRPHFFPFTEPSFEVDFSKPGLKIRGKEWTEIAGCGLVDPAVFSAVDIDPQAYSGFAFGMGIERMAMIIHEIPDLRLFSENDIRFLKQFA
- the rplT gene encoding 50S ribosomal protein L20, with translation MPRATNAPASRERRKRVIDAAKGFQGKRSKLFRYAKDATYKAKYWAYRDRKTRKRNFRSLWNIRINAAVREQGITYSQFIDALKKANVELDRKILADLAMNEPATFKQVLEAVKN
- the rpmI gene encoding 50S ribosomal protein L35 is translated as MSSKTRKAVAKRFKITAKGKVIGSASGRRHLAATKNRKRKRRLAKAKIMSEADYVHIKDNLPFA